In one Ictalurus furcatus strain D&B chromosome 10, Billie_1.0, whole genome shotgun sequence genomic region, the following are encoded:
- the katnb1 gene encoding katanin p80 WD40 repeat-containing subunit B1: protein MAVSNVKKMSWKLQDVVAQPSNVSSLVLGKSSSRLLATGGEDCRVNIWAVNKSNCIMSLTGHTSPVECVQFSTSEEQVVAGSQSGSLRVWDLEAAKIFRTLMGHKANICSVDFHPFGEYLASGSMDTNIKLWDLRRKGCVFRYKGHTQAVRCLGFSPDGKWLASASDDSTIKLWDLTAGKMITEFTAHTSAVSVVQFHPNEYLLASGSADRTIKLWDLEKFKMIGSSEGETSGRCVLFSPDGSCLYSGSHDTLRVYGWEPDCCFDVVHVGWGKVVDFAICNSQMIGVSCSQTNVSLYVVDLDRVKKSGVVQEQIHGGKPLAAPIPIGVTLRRNYERPTMSCSRQKMKQNADGDRCVEGERRSPSSEDERDEESKAEITNPDDYKEIFQPRSAISRTPPKRREPFPAPLVDESFQVKPHLAEEIITTLPDQLKAPNVSCTVTPTAPAQPVSVSRHVVTTSKLEPKLAVNPSIEPLGLIFGDILQPGLSGNTSVTADEEALVQIRKGHSTMCVMLTSRHKNLDTVRALWAGGDIKTSLDSATSMNDLSIVVDILNIINLKPPLWKLDTCMTILPQLEELLQSKYESYMQTGCMSLKLILKRFWPLISDTLNAPPSVGVDITREERHQKCKMCYKQLKNLSNVVRNRAEQVGRHGSTFKELQLLMAPLDY, encoded by the exons ATGGCAGTGTCCAATGTCAAGAAAATGTCATGGAAACTGC AAGATGTGGTGGCCCAGCCAAGTAACGTGTCTTCACTGGTGTTGGGTAAATCATCAAGTCGCTTGCTGGCTACAGGAGGGGAGGACTGCAGAGTCAACATCTGGGCTGTCAACAAATCTAACTGCATTATG AGTTTGACGGGCCACACAAGCCCTGTGGAATGTGTCCAGTTCAGTACCTCAGAGGAGCAGGTGGTAGCTGGCTCTCAGTCAGGTTCTCTGCGGGTCTGGGACTTGGAAGCTGCTAAAA TATTTCGGACATTGATGGGTCACAAGGCTAATATCTGCAGTGTAGACTTTCACCCATTTGGGGAATACCTGGCCTCAGGTTCCATGGATACTAACATTAAG TTATGGGATTTGAGGAGGAAAGGGTGTGTGTTCAGGTATAAG GGTCATACTCAAGCAGTGCGTTGTCTGGGCTTTAGCCCTGATGGAAAGTGGCTTGCTTCAGCCAGTGATGACAGCACAATTAAG CTTTGGGATTTAACGGCTGGGAAGATGATCACAGAattcacagcacacacatcagCGGTTTCTGTTGTCCAGTTCCACCCAAATGAGTACCTTCTGGCTTCAGGAAGTGCTGACAG GACCATAAAGTTATGGGATCTGGAGAAATTCAAGATGATTGGCTCATCAGAGGGTGAAACATCTGGAAG gtgtgtCTTATTCAGTCCTGATGGTAGCTGTTTATACAGTGGCTCACATGACACATTGCGTGTGTATGGCTGGGAGCCAGACTGCTGCTTTGATGTAGTACATGTAGGCTGGGGCAAAGTGGTTGACTTTGCAATCTGTAACAGTCAAATG ATTGGAGTGTCGTGCAGCCAGACGAATGTGAGCTTGTATGTTGTGGATCTGGACCGAGTGAAGAAATCAGGAGTTGTCCAAGAACAAATTCATGGTGGCAAGCCACTTGCTGCACCCATTCCTATAGGAGTAACACTAAGGCGCAACTATGAGCGTCCCACCATGTCCTGCAGCAGACAGAA AATGAAACAGAATGCAGATGGAGACAGGTGTGTTGAGGGGGAGAGGCGTAGCCCTAGCAGCGAGGATGAGCGTGATGAGGAGAGCAAAGCAGAAATCACAAATCCAGATGATTATAAAGAGATATTTCAGCCCCGCAGTGCTATCT CACGAACACCTCCCAAAAGGCGTGAACCCTTCCCtgcaccacttgtggatg AAAGTTTCCAGGTGAAGCCCCACTTAGCAGAAGAAATCATTACTACATTGCCTGACCAA CTGAAGGCCCCCAATGTTTCCTGCACAGTAACGCCCACAGCTCCAGCCCAGCCTGTATCAGTCTCAAGGCATGTTGTCACGACATCCAAACTCGAACCCAAATTAGCCGTTAACCCCTCCATTGAGCCCCTCGGCCTTATTTTCGGGGACATTTTACAA CCTGGACTAAGTGGAAACACCAGTGTCACAGCAGATGAAGAGGCATTGGTTCAGATCAGAAAAGGGCATAGTACTATGTGTGTGATGTTGACTAGCAGACACAAAAACCTTGACACAGTACGGGCTCTCTGGGCTGGTGGCGACATCAAG ACATCACTCGATTCTGCTACATCCATGAATGATCTGTCCATTGTGGTGGACATCCTCAATATAATCAACCTCAAACC GCCACTTTGGAAACTAGACACCTGCATGACCATCTTGCCCCAGCTTGAGGAGTTGCTACAGAGTAAATATGAAAG TTACATGCAGACTGGGTGCATGTCTTTGAAGTTAATTTTGAAGCGCTTTTGGCCATTAATCTCAGACACACTGAATGCTCCCCCATCTGTTGGAGTGGACATTACACGAGAGGAGAG GCACCAGAAGTGTAAGATGTGCTATAAGCAGCTGAAGAACCTCAGTAACGTAGTGAGGAACCGTGCAGAGCAAGTTGGTCGACATGGCAGTACTTTCAAAGAACTGCAGCTACTTATGGCCCCTTTGGATTACTAA
- the tmem208 gene encoding transmembrane protein 208 — protein sequence MAPKGKVGTKGKKQIHEENKATLKFYTRVIIGANTVYTTINLIFCDTSFWTWFPLLFALVVYVGSYRSMATMAKPAFAENGSLLDGGIDLNMEQGMAEHLKDVILLTAIVQVLSTLSFYFWYLWLLAPARAVQLLWTNFLGPWFSAESSAPAEEVNEKKQKRQERRQMKRF from the exons ATGGCG CCTAAAGGAAAGGTTGGAACCAAAGGCAAGAAGCAAATCCATGAGGAGAACAAGGCTACTCTGAAATTCTACACCAGGGTCATTATAGGAGCCAAT ACTGTGTACACAACTATAAATCTAATTTTCTGTGACACCTCCTTTTGGACCTGG TTCCCCTTGTTGTTTGCACTGGTGGTGTATGTTGGCAGCTATAGGTCCATGGCAACAATGGCCAAACCAGCATTTGCTGAGAATGGCTCTTTATTGGATGGAGGAATAGATCTCAACATGGAGCAGGGCATGGCGga ACATCTTAAAGATGTTATCCTGCTGACAGCTATAGTTCAGGTCCTCAGCACCCTCTCCTTCTATTTCTGGTACCTGTGGCTTTTG GCACCTGCTCGAGCTGTGCAGTTATTGTGGACAAACTTTCTAGGTCCCTGGTTTTCTGCTGAGTCTTCTGCACCTGCAGAGGAGGTTAATGAAAAGAAGCAGAAACGACAGGAAAGACGACAGATGAAGCGATTCTAG